A genomic segment from Brevundimonas mediterranea encodes:
- a CDS encoding manganese catalase family protein — translation MFIHNKRLMYTVRVAEPNPGLATLMLEQFGGPQGELAAAMRYFTQALAEEDAGRKDMLLDIATEELSHLEVIGSIVAMLNRGAKGKMAEAALEEADLYMSLNDRGESHTTSILYGGAPALVNSAGVPWTAAYIDSIGDPACDLRSNIAAESRAKIVYERLINVTDDPGVKDALMFLMTREVAHQKSFEKALYAIDPNFPAGKIGGVPEFSDKYYDLSQGEGNTRGPWNEGEQWEYVEDQENQMAVDGGDGSASVVLESADESSVNAFALRTASDPDANPVTGADLGAGPGAGKTTVLLD, via the coding sequence ATGTTCATTCACAACAAGCGACTGATGTACACGGTGCGCGTCGCCGAGCCGAACCCCGGCCTGGCGACGCTCATGCTCGAGCAATTCGGCGGTCCGCAGGGCGAGCTGGCGGCGGCGATGCGCTATTTCACGCAGGCGCTGGCTGAAGAGGACGCCGGCCGCAAGGACATGCTGCTCGACATCGCCACCGAGGAGCTCAGCCACCTGGAGGTGATCGGTTCGATCGTCGCCATGCTGAACCGCGGCGCCAAGGGGAAGATGGCCGAGGCGGCGCTGGAGGAGGCGGATCTGTACATGTCCCTGAATGATCGGGGCGAGAGCCACACGACCTCCATCCTGTACGGCGGCGCGCCGGCGCTGGTGAACTCGGCGGGCGTGCCGTGGACGGCGGCCTATATCGACTCGATCGGCGATCCGGCTTGCGACCTGCGGTCGAACATCGCCGCCGAGTCCCGCGCCAAGATCGTCTACGAGCGCCTGATCAACGTCACCGACGATCCGGGCGTCAAGGATGCGCTGATGTTCCTGATGACCCGCGAGGTCGCGCACCAGAAGTCATTCGAAAAGGCGCTCTACGCCATCGATCCCAACTTCCCCGCCGGCAAGATCGGCGGCGTGCCCGAGTTCAGCGACAAATACTATGACCTGTCGCAGGGCGAGGGGAATACACGCGGTCCCTGGAACGAGGGCGAGCAGTGGGAGTATGTCGAGGATCAGGAGAACCAGATGGCTGTCGACGGCGGCGACGGTTCGGCCTCGGTCGTCCTCGAGTCCGCCGACGAGTCGTCCGTGAACGCCTTCGCGCTGCGAACCGCGTCGGATCCGGACGC
- the trhA gene encoding PAQR family membrane homeostasis protein TrhA has product MKHYDDPQARLADLVVHLTGLALALVGGGMLLGLAIGFGHVGRLAASAIYAGGLLTMLALSTAYNFAPARFQPVLRRFDHAGIFLMIAGSYTPFTTQHLTGGWAWGMTAAVWATALFGALAKLLLPGLGRGFWIAIYLALGWLMVIAVQPLMESLGIAPLILLAVGGLLYSIGVGFYARKALRFRRAIWHGHVVAAAAVHWVAVLLAVIA; this is encoded by the coding sequence ATGAAACACTATGACGACCCCCAGGCGCGGCTGGCCGATCTGGTGGTGCACCTGACGGGTCTGGCGCTCGCTCTCGTCGGGGGCGGGATGCTGCTGGGTCTGGCGATCGGGTTCGGCCATGTGGGCCGCTTGGCGGCCTCGGCCATCTACGCAGGCGGGTTGTTGACGATGCTCGCGCTTTCGACGGCCTATAATTTCGCGCCCGCGCGGTTTCAGCCGGTGCTGCGGCGCTTCGACCATGCGGGGATATTCCTCATGATCGCGGGCTCCTACACGCCGTTCACCACCCAACATCTGACGGGGGGCTGGGCCTGGGGGATGACGGCGGCGGTGTGGGCCACGGCGCTGTTCGGCGCCCTGGCCAAGTTGCTGCTGCCGGGCCTGGGGCGCGGTTTCTGGATCGCGATCTACCTGGCCCTGGGTTGGCTCATGGTGATCGCGGTTCAGCCGTTGATGGAGAGCCTCGGGATCGCGCCGCTGATCCTGCTGGCGGTCGGCGGCCTGCTGTATTCGATCGGGGTCGGCTTCTATGCGCGCAAGGCGCTCCGGTTCCGACGGGCCATCTGGCACGGCCACGTGGTGGCCGCCGCCGCCGTTCACTGGGTGGCGGTGCTGCTGGCCGTGATCGCCTGA
- a CDS encoding SMP-30/gluconolactonase/LRE family protein: MSAAAELVWDLGAELAEGPAWDAVRGALWFVDIKGRGLHRYTPATGDTASWDTPDQIGFALPAEDGSLVCGVRGGLHRFEPDTGVFTLIQPVEQDRPQNRLNDGFVAPDGSLWFGSMDDSEVVKTGALYRWADGELTRHDDGYGVTNGPCLSPDGRTLYHHDTLARTILAFDHDDGALSNRRVFAVTDDGYADGPSMDSAGVLHVGLFNGWGVAQFSPEGERIGKIDMPVQTVTKAAFGGEDLRDLYMTTAWLGNADKRGEQPTLGGLYRLRVKTPGLPQNLIRL; this comes from the coding sequence ATGAGCGCCGCAGCCGAACTTGTCTGGGACCTGGGGGCCGAGCTGGCGGAAGGCCCCGCCTGGGACGCCGTGCGCGGGGCCCTTTGGTTTGTCGATATCAAGGGCCGGGGCTTGCACCGCTATACGCCGGCGACCGGCGACACGGCGTCCTGGGACACGCCCGACCAGATCGGTTTCGCCCTGCCGGCCGAGGACGGATCTTTGGTTTGCGGGGTGCGCGGCGGCCTGCACCGGTTTGAACCGGATACGGGTGTCTTCACTCTGATCCAACCGGTCGAGCAAGACCGGCCGCAGAACCGGCTGAACGACGGCTTCGTCGCCCCTGACGGGTCGCTGTGGTTCGGCTCGATGGACGACAGCGAGGTGGTCAAGACCGGCGCCCTGTATCGCTGGGCCGACGGCGAGCTGACACGGCACGACGATGGCTATGGCGTCACCAACGGGCCGTGCCTCAGCCCGGATGGCCGCACCCTGTATCACCACGACACCCTGGCCAGGACCATCCTGGCCTTCGACCATGACGACGGGGCGCTGTCGAACCGGCGGGTCTTCGCCGTGACCGACGACGGCTATGCCGACGGTCCCAGCATGGATTCCGCCGGCGTGTTGCACGTCGGTCTGTTCAACGGCTGGGGGGTGGCGCAGTTTTCGCCTGAGGGCGAACGGATCGGCAAGATCGACATGCCGGTCCAGACCGTCACCAAGGCGGCCTTCGGCGGCGAGGATCTGCGCGACCTCTATATGACCACGGCCTGGCTGGGGAACGCCGACAAGCGCGGCGAACAACCGACTCTGGGCGGCCTTTACCGGTTGCGGGTCAAGACGCCCGGCCTGCCGCAGAACCTGATCCGGCTGTGA
- a CDS encoding 2-dehydro-3-deoxy-6-phosphogalactonate aldolase has protein sequence MTQAVEKALKTLPLVAILRGLTPEEAVEIGEVLVAAGFTCLEVPLNSPRALESIRRLRDAMDGRAVVGAGTVLTPSAAQDVADAGGQLVISPNVDPRVIERARALGLFTMPGFFTPTEAFTALEAGADVLKLFPAELAGPGAVKAIKAVLPKGQPVYAVGGVDPDNMGAWRAAGADGFGIGSALYRPGRTADEVGAAACAFVAAWFGSGQ, from the coding sequence ATGACCCAGGCCGTCGAAAAGGCCCTGAAGACGCTGCCCCTCGTGGCCATCCTGCGCGGCCTGACGCCCGAGGAGGCGGTCGAGATCGGCGAGGTCCTGGTCGCGGCCGGCTTCACCTGCCTGGAGGTGCCGTTGAACTCTCCCCGCGCGTTGGAGAGCATCCGGAGGCTGCGTGACGCGATGGATGGCCGGGCGGTGGTGGGAGCGGGCACGGTCCTGACGCCCTCGGCCGCGCAGGACGTCGCGGATGCGGGCGGGCAACTGGTGATCTCGCCCAACGTTGACCCGCGCGTAATCGAACGCGCCCGTGCGCTGGGCCTGTTCACCATGCCCGGCTTTTTCACTCCCACGGAAGCCTTTACTGCGCTGGAGGCGGGGGCCGACGTGCTGAAGCTGTTTCCCGCCGAACTGGCCGGGCCGGGCGCCGTCAAGGCGATCAAGGCGGTCCTGCCCAAGGGGCAGCCGGTCTATGCGGTCGGCGGCGTCGATCCGGACAACATGGGCGCCTGGCGCGCGGCGGGCGCCGACGGCTTCGGCATCGGCTCGGCCCTCTACAGACCCGGCCGAACGGCGGACGAGGTGGGTGCGGCTGCGTGCGCCTTCGTCGCGGCCTGGTTCGGAAGCGGACAATGA